The DNA window ACAAGAATTTGAGACTCATTTTCTGCGAGTTTCAGCTGAATTCTACAGCTTTGAATCCCAGAAATATATTGAGTGTTGTGATTGCGGGGATTATCTCAAGAAAGCTGAGAGGCGCCTGGATGAGGAAATGGATAGAGTGAACCATTACTTGGACCCGAGGACTGAAAGAAAGATTACTAATGTGGTGGAGAAGGAGATGATTGAAAATCACATGCTGAGATTAATCCACATGGAAAACTCTGGCTTAGTTAACATGCTTTGTGATGATAAATATGAAGATTTGGGGAGAATGTATAACTTGTTCGGTCGTGTTAATGATGGTCTCCCGAATATAATTGAAGTGATGATTTCACACATGAGAGAATCCGGTAAACAGCTTGTGACTGATCCAGAAAGGTTGAAGGATCCTGTTGAATTTGTGCAGAGGCTCTTGGATGAGAAAGATAAATACGACAAGATTTTAAACATAGCATTTAGTAATGACAAGTTGTTCCGAGATGCTTTgaatttatcatttaaatatttcATTAACTTGAACCCCCGTTCTCCAGAGCTCATTTCACTATTTGTAGATGATAAGTTTCGGAAGGGTCTAAAGGGACTTAGCGAGGGTGATATAGAGGTTACTCTTGACAAAGTGATGATCCTATTCCGGTACTTGGATGAAAAAGATGTGTTTGAGAAGTATTACAAACAGCATCTGGCAAAGAGACTTTTGTCTGGAAAAACAGTTTCTAATGATGCTGAGAGGAGTTTCATAGTCAAGCTCAAAACAGAATGTGGATTCCAATTTTCCTCAAAATTAGAGGGCATGTTTACTGACATGAAAACCAGTTTAGACACAATGCAAGGCTTTTATGCCCGCCACCCTGAGTTAGGTGATGGTCCTACACTTACTGTGCAGATTCTAACGACAGGGTCTTGGCCATCTCTTGCTAGTGTGGCATGTAACCTTCCGGTGGAAATGTTGGAGCTTTTTAAGAAATTTGAGTCATATTACCTCGGCATTCATACTGGCAGGAGGTTGACATGGCAAACTAATATGGGCACAGCAGACTTAAAAGCTACTTTCGGGAAAGGTCAGAGACACGAGTTAAATGTCTCCACCTATCAAATGTGTGTTCTCATGCTTTTTAACGATGCTGATAGATTAAGCTACAAGGAAATTGAGCAGGCAACTGAGATTCCAGCTTCAGATTTGAAGAGGTGTCTGCAATCTTTGGCTTTGGTTAAGGGAAGAAATGTCCTTAGGAAAGAGCCTATGACTAAAGATGTCAGTGAGGATGATGCATTCTTTTTTAATGACAACTTCAGTAGCAAACTGTATAAGGTAAAAATAGGAACTGTAGTTGCAACAAAGGAATCGGAACCAGAGAAACTGGAAACTCGACAAAAAGTACAAGAGGACCGGAAGTTGCAAATTGATTCAGTAATAGTAAGGATTATGAAAGCTAGGAAGCAGCTTGATCATAACAATCTTATAGCTGAGGTCACAAAGCTGTTACAGCCGCGATTCCTCGCAAATCTAACCGATGTGAAGAAACGGATCGAGTCTCTTATTGAGAGGGAGTTTATGGAGAGAGATAATAGAGACAGAAAACTGTATAGGTATCTTGCATAGAATTGAATTAGCTTGTTTGTTTCGGGGAGGTAAAATACAAATGTTTTATCTTGTGAAAATGATAAATACAAATGTTTTATCTTGTGAACATGATGAAAAATGACGTTTTAACCGATCCATTGTTCTATCGAAAAATATCTATACAATTGAATATAATTTTTCatccatttaatatttttatcagcTAATTTAAGTAGTTATATATTAAAGTTTATAATTCATAATTGTTTTCTTTTCACTTTAATCTTGTTAtcctaaataaattaaaattaattttttttttgtcattttataaCTTGATAAGTTGGTATAATAACTAATTTTACTACTAATTTTACGAAACACTGCAAATTCA is part of the Vicia villosa cultivar HV-30 ecotype Madison, WI linkage group LG2, Vvil1.0, whole genome shotgun sequence genome and encodes:
- the LOC131651636 gene encoding cullin-3A-like, with the translated sequence MDPRYADHTWNVLEHAIHEIYNQNASTLSFEELYRNAYNMVLHKFGEKLYNGLVATMTYHLKEIARSIEAIQGISFLEELNRKWIDHNKALEMIRDILMYMDRTYTTITRKPRVYALGLNLWRENVIHSNQIRTRLLSMLLDLVYSERLGDVVNRGLIRNITMMLMDLGPVYRQEFETHFLRVSAEFYSFESQKYIECCDCGDYLKKAERRLDEEMDRVNHYLDPRTERKITNVVEKEMIENHMLRLIHMENSGLVNMLCDDKYEDLGRMYNLFGRVNDGLPNIIEVMISHMRESGKQLVTDPERLKDPVEFVQRLLDEKDKYDKILNIAFSNDKLFRDALNLSFKYFINLNPRSPELISLFVDDKFRKGLKGLSEGDIEVTLDKVMILFRYLDEKDVFEKYYKQHLAKRLLSGKTVSNDAERSFIVKLKTECGFQFSSKLEGMFTDMKTSLDTMQGFYARHPELGDGPTLTVQILTTGSWPSLASVACNLPVEMLELFKKFESYYLGIHTGRRLTWQTNMGTADLKATFGKGQRHELNVSTYQMCVLMLFNDADRLSYKEIEQATEIPASDLKRCLQSLALVKGRNVLRKEPMTKDVSEDDAFFFNDNFSSKLYKVKIGTVVATKESEPEKLETRQKVQEDRKLQIDSVIVRIMKARKQLDHNNLIAEVTKLLQPRFLANLTDVKKRIESLIEREFMERDNRDRKLYRYLA